A region of Selenomonadales bacterium 4137-cl DNA encodes the following proteins:
- a CDS encoding YlmC/YmxH family sporulation protein, which yields MRLSDFTGKEVINLGDGARLGFIEDCDLLFDDRNGRINALLLPKRGILTALMGGERTHTVPWQTIRRIGDEVIIVDLNNAYERMFPVLGRDGDD from the coding sequence ATGCGGCTCAGCGATTTTACCGGCAAGGAAGTAATCAATCTCGGCGACGGCGCGCGCCTCGGGTTCATCGAGGATTGCGACCTTCTGTTCGACGACCGCAACGGGCGGATAAACGCCCTGCTGCTGCCCAAGCGGGGGATTCTGACGGCGCTGATGGGCGGTGAGCGCACCCATACCGTGCCCTGGCAGACCATCAGGCGCATTGGCGACGAAGTAATAATCGTCGATCTCAATAACGCCTATGAACGAATGTTCCCCGTCCTCGGCCGCGACGGCGACGACTGA